The DNA window CTGGGTACTGTCCGTTCTCGTCCTTCTCCGCCGATTTGACCATGTCCCAGATGGTCAGCAGCGCTACCGAGACCCCGGTCAGCGCCTCCATCTCGACCCCGGTCCGGCCGTACGAAGTGACAGTCACCTCTGCCGTGATCGACACCTCTGTATCAGTGAAGTCGACGGTGATCGCTCCGATTGGGATCTGGTGGCAGAGCGGGATGAGCTGCGGGGTCTGCTTAACAGCCAGCGTCGCAGCGATCCTGGCCGTGGCGAGCACGTTCCCCTTCAGCACGGTCCCGGTTCTGATAGCGGCCACGGTGTCGGACCGCAGGGTGATCGTCCCCTCGGCCCGGGCCATCCGTTTCACCTCACCCTTGGCGGTGATGTCCACCATCTGCACCTTGTCGCCGTTGATATGGGTAAACTCAGGCATCCTCTTCCTCCATGAAGAGTTCGCGGGGAATACACTCAAGCATATCGGAGGCGATCAACCCTTCTCCTCTTTCTGCCGCAGCCCGTTCGCCTGCCCTCCCATTCACATAGGCCGCCACCGTTGCTGCCTCGAATGGGGAGAGCCGGCAGAGGAGGGCCCCGGTGATCCCTGCCAGCAGGTCCCCGGTGCCGCCGACCGTCATCGCCGGCGACCCGGTCCGGTTGAACCTGACCCGTTTCGCATCGGCGATCAGATCGATCGATCCCTTGAGGAGGATCGTCCCGTTCACGGCCGCAGCCGCGGCCCTGACCGCCCGTCCGCGCTCCCGAAGGGAGGACGGCGCTGGGGAGCCGTTCATCCGTGCAAACTCTCCACCGTGCGGGGTGTAGATCGTCTCCTCGGCCACCGGCAGTGGCAGCCTGATGGCATCGGCGTCGAATACCGCCTTTCTGCAGAGCGGCGCCAGATGGGTGATCACCAGCTGGGAGGAGGGGCCGATGCCGTTGCCGGCCACCACCACGTCGGCCCGTCTGACCTCCCCTTCGAGGGTGGCCAGGTGCGCCTCACTGATCGTCGCCCCTGCGAGCGGGATATGGATCAGGTCAGGATACTGCTGGGCGACCGGCGAGGCGACCCTGACAATATCGGCCCCTGCCCGCAGGGCTGCGAGGCCGGCCAGGTACGGCGCTCCCTGGTAGGGTCCGCCGCCAATCACCAGCACCTGCCCGCCGACCCCTTTATGGCTCGCGAACGGCCGCCGCTTCAGCACGGTCAGGTCGCCGGGGCCGATGCAGCACTCGGCCTCTATCGGGATCCCGATATCAGCCACCTCGGACCCTACCACCTTGGGGCGGTGGAATCCCAGGACCAGCGTGGGTCGGATCCCCGGCGTCGGCAGGTCGGCGGCGATGATCGGCACCCCGGCTCGGTTCGCCTCTTCGACACAGCCACTTAAAGGTTCGCGGAGTTCTCCCGACCCCCCGGTGCCGATCATCGCATCGATGATCAGGTCGGCCCCGGAAAAGTGCCCGGCCAGGGCGGCCACGTCCCGGTCGGACCTGACCGGGCAGAGATGGACGGCCGCATGGGTGAGCAGCGCATGCTCGGCAGTCCAGGCGCTGGTCGCGTGGCCGCAATCCGGATAGATGACGGTCGTCTCGGCGGTCATCTGCAGGTACCGGGCGGCCACCAGCCCGTCCCCGCCATTGTTGCCCCTGCCGCAGAGGATCAGCACCGAACCGGGCGAGTACCTGAGCGCCACCTCGGCCAGGGCCCGCCCGGCACTCTCCATCATCTGCAGCACGCCGAGCCCCAGCGCTGTTGCGTTCCGATCGACCGCCTTCATCCGCGCAGGGGTGATGATCCCGCGTTCAGCGAACTCTTTCAGTTTTATCTCCTCCTTCGCGCACTTTCTTGTGCATTGAGATGCCAGTTATGATCAGGATGGGCTTTAATGATGATGTAACTGCAGCCGCAGAGCGGATCGCTGCTGCAGAGGAGGTGACCATCATCTCCCATATCGATGCCGACGGGATCACCAGCGAGGCGATCCTCGCCGAAGCGGTGCAACGAGCCGGGATCCCAGCCACCACACACTATATCCGGCAGCTTGATCCCCTGACGATCCGGACGGTGCCGGAGGACCGGTCGCTGAAGGTCTTTGTGGATCTCGGGGCCGGGCAGCAGAACCTGCTCGAGGAGCGGGGGCTCACGGTCGACGAGGTGCTGATCGCCGACCATCACGTGGCCCAGCCGGCCACCCTCCCGTACCAGCAGGTGAACGGGGTTCCGTACGGGCACACCCGCCTTTCGGCGGCTGGAGTGGCCTACCTGATCGCAAAAGAGATGGACCGGAAGAACACCGACCTTGCCTCGGTCGCGGTGGTCGGGAATGTCGGGGATATGATGGCCCGCGAGACCCTCGGGTTGACGGGGATCGCACGGACGATCGTCGACGACGGGGTGGCCAACGGCTCGATCCGGGCGACGGCCAGGGATCTGAACTGTTATGGAACCTCGACCAGGCCGATTCATGTCTGTCTCTCGTACAACGACGACCCCCTCCTCCCGGGGATCAGCAATGATATCAACGGATCGCTTCGCTTTCTGCAGAAGGTTGGGGTTCCGCTGAAGACCCGGGACGGGCGATGGCGGGTCTGGGAGGAGCTTGAGCCCGATGAAAAGCGGGCGATCACCAGTGCGCTGGTCCAGCAACTGCTCGCCCATGGCGAACCGGTCGACCGTCTCTTCGCCGAGACCTATGTCTTTCCGAACGAGGCGGCCAGGACGCCCCTCCGGAACGCCTCCGAGTTCGCGACGGTGCTGAACGCCTGCGGCCGCTGGGCTCGCCCACTGGTCGGGAGTGCGATCTGCAGGGGTGATCGCGGCACTCAGTACCGTGAGGCCGAGTATATGCTGAACAACCACCGGACGATCATCCGCGAGCTGCTCACGTATATCATTGAGACCGGGGTGACCGAGCTCTCCCACCTGCAGTACCTGCATGTCGGGGACCGGTTCCCCGATACGATCGTCGGGATAGGGGCTGGGATGGCACTATCCAAGTTGAACTGGCGGAAGCCAATCCTGATCATGTGCACCCTGCCCGACGACCCGACCCTGACGAAGGTCTCGATGCGGACCAACGAATGGGCGGTCAGGCAGGGTGTCGACCTGCAGGCGGTGCTGACCGCGGCATCAGCGACGATCGGAGGGGCCGGCGGGGGCCACCCGATCGCAGCAGGGGCATTCATCCCGCACGATGTTGAAGAGGAGTTTGTTTATTGTGTCAACCGATTGCTCGGAGAACAGTTCGCTGTTCCGGATCAGAACCATCGCTGAGTACCAGTTCGGCAGAGGAGCAGGGGAAGCCCTCTTTCCGGAGGGGTGTACGTTTCAGTATTCGACCACCGGCAGGATCCGGCATGCTCTGTACGGAAAGGACCGGCTCGCCACCATTCGCGCGCAGGACGGGCGGCTCACGCTCGGGATCAGAGGGGCTGAACGGCTCCATGAGAGCCTCCCGCCCGACAGGTACCGGGTAGTGATCGCAGCCGATGTGCTGGAGTTCGTCTCTGCCGGGAAGAATGCGTTCGCCCGGCATGTGATCCGCGCAGATCCTGGGATCCGCGGGGGTGACGAGGTGCTGGTCGTGGACGAGGAAGGACAGCTGGTCGCGACCGGCACCGCAATGCTCTCCGGTTTCGAGATGATGGAATTTAAGTATGGGGTTGCGGTAAAAGTTAGGGCAGGAAAGGTGAACTGATGTTACCAGGGAATATTAATCCAAAGCAGATGAAGGCGATGATGAAGAAGATGGGTATGCAGATCGACCCCATCGAGAATGTCGAGAAGATCGTGATCACGACCCCTGAAGGGACCTACACCTTCGATGAGGCCGAGGTGGTCGGGATGACGATGCAGGGGGTCACCACCTATCAGGTGACCGGGACGCCCCGGTTCGATGCGGCAACGCCGGCGATCCCCGAGGAGGACGTCGCCATGGTGCAGGAGCAGACCGGAGCCTCTGAGCAGGCCTCCCGGGATGCGCTTGCAGCGACCAGGGGTGACATCGCTGAGGCGATCCTGAGGCTCGCTTCACATGATTGAGGCCGGCGATCGTGTACTGCTGATTGGGAACAGCAGAGCCTATTACGTGACTGCTGGCGAGGGGATGCTCAGCACGGACCTGGGTATGATCCCTCTCTCTGACCTCATCGGCAGGGAGGGCGGGGACCAGGTCGTCACCCACCTCGGCACCGGGTTCTCTGTACGGATTCCGCGGCCGACAGACTTCTTCGTCCATGCCAAGCGGAGCGGAGCCCCGATGCACCCCAAGGACATCGGGTCTGTGATCGCCTATACCGGGATGAACAAGAAGGATCATGTGCTAGATGCTGGGACCGGTTCCGGGGTGGCGGCGATCTTCTTCGGTTCGATCGCAGCGTCCGTGACCACCTATGAACAGCGGCCCGAGTTCGCGAAGCTGGCCGAGAAGAACCTCCAGGACGCGGCCCTGGACAATGTGACGGTTGTAGCCGCGGACATGCTGACCGCGACCGGCACCTATGATGTGATCAACCTCGACATGCAGATCACGCCGGAGCATATCCAGCACGCCGCGACGCTGCTGAAGCCCGGCGGGTACCTGGCCTGTTATACCCCGTTCCTGGAACATCTTTTTCTGGTATTGGATACGGCGAAGAACCTCTTCTCCGAGGTTGTGACGCACGAACTAATCGAACGGGAGATGACCCGGACCGACCGGGGCACGCGACCGTCGACCCGGGTCTGTCATACCGGGTACATCACCATAGCACGGCGATAACATGAAGGATTTTATCTCAATTCGGGACTTTGACCGGGCTGCGATCGACCGGTTGATTGCAGAGGCCGAGAGGATCGATCACCATCAATACGATCCCCTAGAAATGAAAGGAAAGATCCTGGCCCTCCTCTTCTTTGAGCCGTCGACCCGGACCAGGATGTCGTTCGAGGCCGCGATGGCCAGGCTCGGGGGGACGTCCCTGACGCTCAGTTCGTTCGAGGCATCGTCGATGGCCAAGGGGGAGACGCTGGCCGATACGATCCGGGTGGTCAGCGGCTATGTGGACGCGATCGTCCTCCGCCACCCCCGTGAAGGGGCAGCCAGGCTGGCGAGCGAGGTCTCGTCGGTGCCTGTGATCAATGCCGGTGATGGTGCTGGACAGCATCCCTCTCAGACGCTGCTCGATCTCTATACGATCCGACAGTCGATGCCGATCGATGGGATCAACATCGGGCTGCTCGGGGACCTGAGGTATGGCAGGACTACCCACTCGCTCACCTACGCACTCTCCCTGTACGATGCTGTGATCCACACGGTTGCCCCTGCAGGGCTGAATCTCCCATCCGGGCTGGTGCACGAACTACGGGAGCTTGGCACCGAGGTGATCGAGCACGAACAGATCGAGGATGTGATCAAGGAACTCGACGTGCTCTATGTGACCAGGATCCAGCGGGAACGATTCCCCGACACGGCTTCGTACTTCAACGTCGCCTCCAGTTACCGGATCACGCCGGAGCTGCTCAGGGGGACGAAGGAGCACATGGTCGTCCTCCACCCGCTCCCCCGCGTCGACGAGATCGACCCGCGTGTAGATAAAATGAAGAATGCCCGATACTTCGAGCAGTCGCACAACGGGGTGCCGGTCAGGATGGCCATGCTCAAGCAGGTGATCGCATGACCGACGAGGGCCTCACCGAAGGGCTGCTGATCAGCCCGATCCGGAACGGCACGGTGATCGACCATATCAAGGGCGGCGAAGGGCTGAACGTGCTTCGGATCCTCGGACTCACCGGTACCTGCACCGTCTCGCTCTCGGTGGCCACCAATGTGACGAGCCGGCAGATGGGGAGGAAGGACATCGTGAAGATCGAGAACCGGGAACTCCTCAAGGAGGAGGTGGACCGGATCGCGCTGATCGCGCCGCAGTCCTCGATCAACATCATCCGGGAGTTCCGAGTCTTTGATAAGAAGGGGGTCGATATCCCCAACCAGATCTGCGGGGTTATCCGGTGCCCGAACCCCGGATGCATCACCAACACCAACGAACCGGTCACCAGCCGATTCACCATCCAGCAGTCAGGGCTGCGATGCCATTACTGCGACTGGCTGATCACGAAGGACATCGCGTCCCATATCATCTGATCGATCATCCGATCACACGGCCATGCGGGTCGATCTCGCCGCGGTAGATCCGGGTCGACGAGATCCACCGACCGTCATCGGCCAGCACGCAGGTGATCTGGTGGATGTCGACCTTCCGCCGCCCCTCTTTTCGCCGGAGCGTATTGATCTCCATCGCCACAGGGAGCGTCTCTTCACTGACGATCAGGGCATCGAAGTCGATCTTCAGGGCCGACCCGAACCGGTCCTCAAGCGGCTCCACCGACCATGCCGCCTGGAACCCTGACTCCTCGATGAACCGGGTCAGTTCCTCCTTCCGCTTCTCATATGGCCTGACCGGATGGACCTTTTGCGAAGCGAACCGGTCTGATGTGAGGCCGATGATCACAGTTCCCTTCGGCCCGGCGAGTTGAAACGATCTGGAAAGCAGCCGTTTATGCCCGTCGTGGAGGGGATCGAAGGTGCCCCCTACCATAATCTTCATAGCGTCTGGATTGTTAATTTCTAATGTTATTATGCATACTGGTACAGTGACCGGATCAGAGGTCTTTGTCGCGAGGAATGCGACCGTCATCGGGGACGTGGTGATCGGCGATCATGCAGGGATCTGGTTTGGTGCCGTGATCAGGGCTGACAAGGATAGTATCACGATCGGCAGTCACTCGAACATCCAGGACAACGCCGTCGTCCATACGAGCCGTGGCCACCCGGTCAGGATTGGGAACCAGGTCTCGGTCGGCCATGGAGCGATCCTGCACGGGTGCACCGTTGAGGACCAGGTGCTGGTGGGGATGGGGGCGATCGTGCTGAACGGAGCGGTGATTGGCAGCGGTTCTATCATTGGCGCTGGCGCCGTGGTGACCGAAGGAAAGCAGATCCCGCCCGGTTCGATGGTGCTCGGGGTGCCGGGCAAGGTGATCAAGGAGACGACTCCTCTACAGCAGGAGGAGATCGTGAAGAACGCTGAGAGTTATACCGTGCTCGCAGAAGAGTATATCAATGCCGGGGAGCATGCACAGGAGTATACCCATGCGTGAAGTCGCCGTCATCGGGGCTGGGGTGGCCGGGATTCAGGCCGCCCTCGATATCGCGAATCATCAGGTTCACGTCCATCTGATCGAGCGGGAGCCCTCGATCGGCGGGCATATGGCGCAGCTCGACAAGACCTTCCCGACCAACGACTGCTCGATGTGTATCCTCTCCCCAAAGATGGTCGAGGTGGGCCGCCACCCCTGGATCACCCTCCACACCTGTACCGAGGTGACCGCCATCGAGGGGGAGGTCGGGGACTTTTCGGTCACCCTTCAGACCAACCCCCGATTCATCGACCCAGATCTCTGCAATGGCTGTGGCGACTGCGAGGAGGTCTGCCCGGTCGAGGTCTACAACCGGTTCGATGCAGGGATCGGGGTCCGGAAGGCGATCTACAAGCCGCATGCCCAGGTGGTCCCGAACATCATGATCAAGGACCCGGACCACTGCATCGAGTGCGGGCTCTGCTATGATATCTGCGGCAGAAACGCGGTTCTGCGGGAGCAGTCTCCCGTGGAGACGACGGTCCATGTCGCGAGCGTCGTGATCACCACAGGATACCAGGTCTTTGATCCAACAAAAAAACCACAGTACGGCTACGGGCTCGTCCCTGACGTGATCACCAGCCTGGAACTGGAACGGATGATCAACGCCGGCGGGCCGACGAGCGGGGAGGTACGGCGGGTCAGTGATGGCCAGTCACCCCGCTCGATCGTCTTCATCCAGTGCGTCGGTTCACGGGATCTGCAGGTGAACCGGCCGTACTGCTCGTGTGTCTGCTGCATGGCGGCGATCAAGAACTCGTTGCTGATCCGGGAGAAGCACCCTGAGATCGAGGTCGCGATCTGTTACATGGACATCCGGGCATATGGCAAGGGCTACCAGGAGTTCTATCAGCGGGCACAGGATCTCGGGGTCCGATTCGTCCGTGGGATGCCAGGCGCTGTCATCGACAGTACCGGCCCGATGGAACTGCAGGTCGAGGATACGCTCTCAGGCGAGTTGCTCCAGCTCCATCCCGACCTTGTCGTTCTCTCGGTCGGAATGGAGCCTGCCAGTGATCCTGCGGTGGTTGCCGCCCGGTTCGGTCTTACCTGTGAAGAGAGTGGGTTCCTTGAGGGGGCACACGCGGCTATGAACACCGTCGGCACCATCCGGCCCGGGATCTACATCGCCGGGACCGCGACGGCGCCCAAGGATATTCCTGACTGCGTGACCCAGGGTCAGGCCGCCGCGATGCGGGCCTATACCGACGCGATCAGGGTGAACTAAATGGATGAGATCAGGACCCTCTGGTGGGATCGCCCGTCAGGGGATCTCCGGTACATCGATCAGACTTTGTTGCCAGGAGAGTACAGAATCAGGCCCTGTGCCGATCCCGAAAACCTCGTCCTTGCGATCAAAACCCTTGCGATCCGTGGTGCGCCGGCGCTCGGCGTGGCCGGAGCCTATGGGGTAGCCCTGGTGGCAAAGGCCTGCCGGGCGCTGGGCCATGACGAGGCCCTTTCAAGGATCATCGCAGGTGCCGCCGGCGTGGCCAGTGCCCGTCCGACGGCTGTGAACCTCTCCTGGGGAGTTGGGCAGGTGCTCTCCCAACTCGAAATGGTGGCTGGTGGGGACGGGGCTGACCTCTACCTGGCCGCGATCAGCGCGGCCGATAAGGTCGCCTCGGCAGACCTGCAAACCTGCAAGGATCTCGGGGGATGCGGGGCGACCCTTCTTCCTGGTCACTGCACGGTGCTGACCCACTGCAATGCCGGGGCTCTGGCCTGCAGTGGATGGGGGACGGCGCTCGGGGTGGTCAGGTCTGCAGTGACGGCCGGCAAACAGGTGCAGGTGATCGCCTGCGAAACCAGGCCCCTGTTGCAGGGGGCCCGGCTGACCGCCTGGGAACTGGCCAGGGACCATATCCCTGTGACAGTGATCCCTGACAGCGCTGCGGCTTATCTGATGGCACGCGGGGAGATCGATGCGGTGATCGTCGGGGCGGACCGGATCACCTCTGACGCGGTCTTCAACAAGATTGGTACCTATTCGCATGCGGTGAACGCCCGGCATCATGGAATTCCCTTCTATGTCGCGGCCCCGGCCTCGACCTTTGATTGGCAGTTATCAGCCTGCTCGGTCGTCGTCGAGGAGCGGAGGCGGGACGAGGTGACCGGTTTCTTCGGCAGGGAGACAGTCCCAGCCAGCGTCCCGGTCAGAAACTACGCCTTCGATCAGACCCCGCTCGACCTGGTCACGGCCATCATCACCGAACACGGGGTCTTCTCGCTGCCAGGGGATGCAGAGAAGATGAGAGCGGCGACAGGCGGGCGGTCCTGATCATGGTCGAGCTCACCCTCCTCGATCACTTTCTCTTCATCATCGGCGAGGTGACACTGCTGCTGCTGATCGCACTCGGTCTGCTGATCCTGGTGCTGCTGATCCTCACGCTGGCCTCGTTCCACAGCGGCAGGCTCTACTTTCCAAGGATCTTAAAGCCCGGCTTCACGGCGCTCGAAGGGGTGATGCGGGCGATCTTCAAGTTCATCGGTCTCGACGATCAGGAGATGCTGGCCTTCTCGGTCCGTCTCCTCAATACAATGAACCTGAAGGCCTTCGCCGCGATCCCGGTCAATGAACGGGCGATCTTCCTTCCGCAATGCCTCCGTGCAGCCCGGTGCCCCGCCCACCTGACCCCGGAAGGGCTCAAATGCGTTTCGTGCGGGCAGTGTGGTATCGGGGAGATTCGACCGGCGCTCGAGCACCTCGGTTACCGGGTCTTTCTGGTGCCAGGCTCCTCGTTCATCAAGCGGATGGTAAAACAGTACCACCCTCGTGCCCTGGTAGGGGTCGGGTGTCTGCTGGAGGTGAAGGAGGGGCTTGAGATGGCCGACAAGATGCACCTGATCGGGCTCGGTGTGGTGACGCTAAAAGATGGGTGCGTGGAGACTCTGGTAGATTGGAATGCCCTCTTCGAGGTCGCGACCCTCGGGCTCGATCCATCAACTATTCCCGTAGACCTTCACGTGCCGGCCGCTTAATCCACCACTCTTAATCTTGCCGTAGATCCAGATCGTACCGGTGGTCTGGACGCCATGTGCGACCACGCCCGGCCGGAGGATCACGGTTCCTTGTGCCTCGACCGGTCCGAGGTGGGCGTTATCTGAGATCGTCACATCTCCTGTTGAGGTCAGGCTCCCTTCGATGGTGGCCCATGCCCCAATCACCGCCCGTCCGCACCAGACCGATCCTTTAATCTGTGAACAGGGGCCGAGGTCGACCCTGCCGGAGACGACCAGGCTACCCCAGATATTGGTCTTCGCTGGCAGGATCAGATCTCCATCGATCTTCACATTGCCGGCAAAGACCGCTCCGGGCGGCGCGATATAGGTATCTCCAATCTGACGGATCTTCATTCCATTTCACCTGGAGCCGACTCTATTATGCCGGCCTCGTTTATCTTCTAAACTCTTCGCGCCAGAACCATTTAGCATTAGTATCAGAGGATGAGGGCTGAGGCGGTAAAGGCAGCGAGGGCTGTGAACATCCCGCCCTTCAGCAGGAGGGTCGCGCGACTGTTTCTGAGGGTGGTACTGTCGACAGATCGAAGACCCTGAAGGGCGCCGGCCAGGATCAGCAGGTCCGGGAGAGCGATCAGGACCAGGTACTCCTGCCCCCAGGTCAGGTACGGGAGGAACGAGGCCCCGATCCCGGCCAGGGCAAAGAGGAACGCGACCCACCCGGTCTTCTGTACGCCGATCAGCATCGGCAGGGTGCGGGCCCCTCCGGCCCGGTCCCCTTCGATGTCCTCGCCGTCCTTGAGAAGTTCACGAGCCACCATACCGAGGAAGGTGATCGCAGCGATCGGGAGGGTTATCAGTTCCCCGGTGGTCCCGGAGAGTGCCCCGCCGAAGATGAAGATCGAGCCGGCCAGGTACGAGACGGTCAGGTTCCCGATCAGAGGGACCGCCTTGAGGCGTGCTGCATACAGGACCAGGAGCAGTGTGTTGAAGACAGCCAGGAGGGCACAGAGCGGGGTGGTGCCGAAGGAGAGGAGCACCCCGACGATGAAGAGGAGGATAGCATACCTTCTCGCGCCGGCGAGCGAGACAGTGCCGGAGGGGATCGGACGGTTCGGGCGGTTGACCTGGTCGATCTGATAGTCAAAGTAGTCATTGATCACGTTCCCTGCACCAGTGATCAGGGTCACCACGGCGATCAGCAACGGTACTGGTCCGTCCAGTCTCCCGGTGGCAATCAGCACGGCCAGAGCTGCGGTCAATCCGGAGACAAAGGCATTGACCGGTCGGACCACCTTCAGGTACCCTGTCAACGTCATCATCATGATCGTCGGCAGGGATCTATTAGAAGGATGCGGAGAAAGGGGGAATGCATCAGGCGAAACGATGCAAAAAAATGAACGGGCGTGGAGGGATTTGAACCCCCGACCATTAACTTAGGAGGCTAACGCCCTATCCAGACTAGGCCACACGCCCTGTGGGTATTAGGTTGGCAGAGGAAGGTATAAGTTTAACGCGCTTCTACCTGTCCAGAACCATGGATCTGATCGAGGTGACTGAGGGGAGGACCACATTTCGGATCCCGGTTCAGGATCCGAACTCCCCGTTTCCACCATCCAGTGCACCGGTCTTCTTCAATCCGAAGATGGCCATGAATCGGGACGCGACAGTACTTCTTCTCTCGGTGCTGAACCCTGAGGAATACCTGGACACGATGGGCGCAAGCGGTGTCCGGGGGTTGCGGGTGGCCGGCGAGTGTCGTATCCCTGTGGTGATCAACGACCGGGATCCAGCAGCCGCCGATCTGATCCGCGCCAACCTGGCCGGTGCCGGCCTCGAAGGGAGGGTGACCGTCGAGGATGCGAACGTCCTCCTCTCGCGGGAACGGTTCGATGCGGTGGACCTGGACCCGTTCGGCTCCCCGGCCCCGTTCACCGATGCGGCCTGTCGGAGCGCCAAACGCTACCTCTTTGTGACCGCGACCGATACGGCCCCGCTCTGTGGAGCGCATCTGAAGGCCGGGATCCGGCGGTACGCGACGAAGCCGTTGAACACCGAGTACCATGCCGAGGTCGGCCTTCGGATCCTGCTCGGGTATGTGGCCAGGACGATGGTCAAGTACGACCGGGGGCTCTCACCGCTCTTCTGCTTTGCCAGCGCCCATTTCCTGCGGCTACACCTGCAGGCCGAGAAGGGGGCTGATGCCGCTGACCGGACGGTAGCTAGGCTCGGATTTCTGTATCATTGCCCCTCATGCCCGGAGAGGACTGAGGAACCGGGGGTGCTTCCCCATGACCATGTCTGCCCCCGCTGCGGCACGACGATGCTCCCGATCGGGCCGCTCTGGCTCGGTTCTCTGAGCGATATGGCACTGCTCGATCAGATGAAGGAACGCCTTCCCGACCTCTCTCTCTCGACCGAGCGAAGGCTTGGGAAACTGCTGGACGTGCTCAAGGTTGAACTTCCGACTTCCAGCCACTATGACTATCATCGGATTGCAAAATGGATTGGGGGTTCGCCTCCTGCGATCGATGTGGTGATCGCCCGGCTGATACAGACAGGGTACCGGGCGAGCCGGGCGCACTACTCAGGCACGGCCCTCAAGACCGATGCCCCGCTCGATGCGATCGCTGCGGCACTCAGTGCTCAGTGATGATCGAGAGGATATCACTGTCTATGATCTGATGTGGCAGCCCGACCCGCTGGCCAGGGTGCTTGACCGATCTTCCCCAGACCCGGGCATACCGGAACCTGCTGACAAAGTCACGGTGGAGTTTTCTGCAGATATCGGCGACGGTCGACCCAGTCCTGATGATCAGCGGTTCTTCAAGGTCTGCGACCCCGTTCTGCGGCTTTAAGAAGACCCGCATGAACCCGAGTTTGTTATAGACCTCGTCCTTGAGTTCGTCCATGTGGAGCCCGCTGTGTGCCGAGATCATCAGCGGTTCGACCCCGATCTCATCGACGATCCCTCTCCTTATCTCCTCCTGGGTCTCGGCGTCAACGAGGTCGACCTTGTTGACTGCGATAAATGCAGGAATGTAGACCCGGCTCCCAATCATCGCATCGATCAGGTCGTCCTGGGTCGCACCGCCCCTGACCAGCACATCGGCGTTCATGATCTTGTTCTCTGCAAGGATCGACCTGACCTCCTCGATCTCAAGGTCCAGGGTCCCGACCGCATGGAGCAACACCCCGCCGTTTGAGGTCCTCTTGATGGTGATGTCGGGCTTTGGCTTATTGATCCGGATTCCGGCATCGTACAACTCCTTGAGCAGCACCCCTGCATGGGCGCCATTGAAGACATCAAGGAGGATCACGATGATGTCGGCCGACCGAACGACGCCGATCACCTCCTTGCCGCGCCCCCTCCCCATCGCTGCGCCGGCAATCAGACCGGGGATATCAAGGATCTGGATCTTCGCTCCCTTGTAGTCCATCGACCCTGGCACCACCGTCAGGGTCGTGAACGCATAGGCGCCGACCTCGCTCTTGGTCCCGGTCAGTTTGTTCAAGAGGGTACTCTTACCGACCGATGGGAACCCGACCAGTACGACTGTGGCATCACCTGACTTCTTGACTGAGAACCCCTCCCCGCCACCACTGGCCTTCATTGCCCTGGTGACCGCCTCGTCCTTGAGTTTGGCGATC is part of the Methanosphaerula palustris E1-9c genome and encodes:
- the pyrB gene encoding aspartate carbamoyltransferase, which translates into the protein MKDFISIRDFDRAAIDRLIAEAERIDHHQYDPLEMKGKILALLFFEPSTRTRMSFEAAMARLGGTSLTLSSFEASSMAKGETLADTIRVVSGYVDAIVLRHPREGAARLASEVSSVPVINAGDGAGQHPSQTLLDLYTIRQSMPIDGINIGLLGDLRYGRTTHSLTYALSLYDAVIHTVAPAGLNLPSGLVHELRELGTEVIEHEQIEDVIKELDVLYVTRIQRERFPDTASYFNVASSYRITPELLRGTKEHMVVLHPLPRVDEIDPRVDKMKNARYFEQSHNGVPVRMAMLKQVIA
- the pyrI gene encoding aspartate carbamoyltransferase regulatory subunit, with product MTDEGLTEGLLISPIRNGTVIDHIKGGEGLNVLRILGLTGTCTVSLSVATNVTSRQMGRKDIVKIENRELLKEEVDRIALIAPQSSINIIREFRVFDKKGVDIPNQICGVIRCPNPGCITNTNEPVTSRFTIQQSGLRCHYCDWLITKDIASHII
- a CDS encoding phosphopantetheine adenylyltransferase; the protein is MKIMVGGTFDPLHDGHKRLLSRSFQLAGPKGTVIIGLTSDRFASQKVHPVRPYEKRKEELTRFIEESGFQAAWSVEPLEDRFGSALKIDFDALIVSEETLPVAMEINTLRRKEGRRKVDIHQITCVLADDGRWISSTRIYRGEIDPHGRVIG
- a CDS encoding gamma carbonic anhydrase family protein, with product MHTGTVTGSEVFVARNATVIGDVVIGDHAGIWFGAVIRADKDSITIGSHSNIQDNAVVHTSRGHPVRIGNQVSVGHGAILHGCTVEDQVLVGMGAIVLNGAVIGSGSIIGAGAVVTEGKQIPPGSMVLGVPGKVIKETTPLQQEEIVKNAESYTVLAEEYINAGEHAQEYTHA
- a CDS encoding CoB--CoM heterodisulfide reductase iron-sulfur subunit A family protein gives rise to the protein MREVAVIGAGVAGIQAALDIANHQVHVHLIEREPSIGGHMAQLDKTFPTNDCSMCILSPKMVEVGRHPWITLHTCTEVTAIEGEVGDFSVTLQTNPRFIDPDLCNGCGDCEEVCPVEVYNRFDAGIGVRKAIYKPHAQVVPNIMIKDPDHCIECGLCYDICGRNAVLREQSPVETTVHVASVVITTGYQVFDPTKKPQYGYGLVPDVITSLELERMINAGGPTSGEVRRVSDGQSPRSIVFIQCVGSRDLQVNRPYCSCVCCMAAIKNSLLIREKHPEIEVAICYMDIRAYGKGYQEFYQRAQDLGVRFVRGMPGAVIDSTGPMELQVEDTLSGELLQLHPDLVVLSVGMEPASDPAVVAARFGLTCEESGFLEGAHAAMNTVGTIRPGIYIAGTATAPKDIPDCVTQGQAAAMRAYTDAIRVN
- the mtnA gene encoding S-methyl-5-thioribose-1-phosphate isomerase — its product is MDEIRTLWWDRPSGDLRYIDQTLLPGEYRIRPCADPENLVLAIKTLAIRGAPALGVAGAYGVALVAKACRALGHDEALSRIIAGAAGVASARPTAVNLSWGVGQVLSQLEMVAGGDGADLYLAAISAADKVASADLQTCKDLGGCGATLLPGHCTVLTHCNAGALACSGWGTALGVVRSAVTAGKQVQVIACETRPLLQGARLTAWELARDHIPVTVIPDSAAAYLMARGEIDAVIVGADRITSDAVFNKIGTYSHAVNARHHGIPFYVAAPASTFDWQLSACSVVVEERRRDEVTGFFGRETVPASVPVRNYAFDQTPLDLVTAIITEHGVFSLPGDAEKMRAATGGRS
- a CDS encoding DUF116 domain-containing protein translates to MVELTLLDHFLFIIGEVTLLLLIALGLLILVLLILTLASFHSGRLYFPRILKPGFTALEGVMRAIFKFIGLDDQEMLAFSVRLLNTMNLKAFAAIPVNERAIFLPQCLRAARCPAHLTPEGLKCVSCGQCGIGEIRPALEHLGYRVFLVPGSSFIKRMVKQYHPRALVGVGCLLEVKEGLEMADKMHLIGLGVVTLKDGCVETLVDWNALFEVATLGLDPSTIPVDLHVPAA